From Fusobacterium sp. FSA-380-WT-3A, the proteins below share one genomic window:
- a CDS encoding valine--tRNA ligase — protein sequence MKELEKIYSPSEIEKKWYKHWEESKYFAATMDEGKESYSIMIPPPNVTGILHMGHILNNSIQDTLIRYKRMSGFNTLWMPGMDHAGIATQNKVEKKLAEEGLKKEDLGREKFIEETWRWKEKHGGIITSQLRKLGASLDWDRERFTMDEGLSKAVRDIFVKLYNDGLIYQGEYMVNWCPRCGTALADDEVEFEDQAGGFWHIKYPIKDTDEYLIVATTRPETMLGDVAIAVHPDDERYKKFVGKKAILPLVGREIEIIADKYVDMEFGTGALKITPAHDPNDFAIGNKFNLPIINVFTNDAKIIEGYGKYSGLDRFEARKVIGEDLKEQGYLVKFEPYSHNVGTCYRCHTAIEPRVSNQWFVKMKPLAEKALEVVRNGEVKIMPKRWEKVYYNWLENIRDWCISRQIWWGHRIPAWYGPDKKIFVAHTEEEAYAQAKEFYGKEVVLEQEKDVLDTWFSSALWPFSTLGWPEKTKELEMFYPTSTLVTGADILFFWVARMIMFGEYTQGDKPFHNVYLHGIVRDEIGRKMSKSLGNSPDPLDLIEKYGADAIRFTMLYNTSQGQDVHFSEKLLEMGRNFANKIWNVSRFVIMNLDGFDVTKVDKSKLKYELVDKWIFSRLNETSRNVAIELDKFQLDEAAKSVYEFLRGDFCDWYVELAKIRLYNSEDEDSKTTAQYVLWTILEAGMRLLHPFMPFLTEEIWQIIKTSGETVMLEKYPVCDDKLVDENVDKAFEYIQEIVSSLRNIRAEAGISPAKFAKVVIKTSNENELNIIKENYKFITKLCNLEEIVYGKDIEKPTQSGFRVAKDSEVYMVLTGLLDIEAEVKKLEAQLEKVSKELEKINAKLSNEKFTSKAPAHILERDRRIQKEYQDKYDKILENIKELKG from the coding sequence ATGAAGGAGTTAGAAAAAATATATTCTCCTAGTGAAATAGAGAAAAAATGGTATAAACACTGGGAAGAATCAAAATATTTTGCAGCTACAATGGATGAAGGAAAAGAAAGTTATTCAATAATGATTCCTCCACCAAATGTAACAGGAATATTACACATGGGACATATCTTAAATAATAGTATTCAAGACACTTTAATAAGATATAAGAGAATGTCAGGATTCAATACTTTATGGATGCCTGGAATGGACCATGCAGGAATAGCTACTCAAAATAAAGTTGAAAAGAAATTAGCTGAAGAGGGATTAAAAAAAGAAGATTTAGGAAGAGAGAAATTCATTGAAGAAACATGGAGATGGAAAGAAAAACATGGAGGAATAATAACTTCTCAATTAAGAAAATTAGGAGCTTCACTTGATTGGGACAGAGAAAGATTTACAATGGATGAGGGACTTTCTAAAGCTGTAAGAGATATATTTGTAAAATTATATAATGATGGACTAATTTATCAGGGTGAATATATGGTAAATTGGTGTCCAAGATGTGGTACAGCTTTAGCTGATGATGAGGTAGAATTTGAAGACCAAGCTGGTGGATTCTGGCATATTAAATATCCAATAAAAGATACTGATGAATATTTAATAGTTGCTACAACTAGACCAGAAACAATGCTTGGAGACGTTGCTATTGCTGTTCATCCTGATGATGAAAGATATAAAAAATTTGTTGGAAAAAAAGCAATCCTTCCATTAGTGGGAAGAGAAATTGAAATCATTGCTGATAAATATGTTGATATGGAATTTGGAACAGGAGCTTTAAAAATAACTCCAGCTCATGACCCTAATGACTTTGCAATAGGAAATAAATTTAATTTACCAATAATTAATGTATTTACTAATGATGCAAAAATAATAGAAGGATATGGAAAATATTCTGGATTAGATAGATTTGAAGCAAGAAAAGTTATTGGAGAAGATTTAAAAGAGCAAGGTTACTTAGTAAAATTTGAACCATATTCTCATAATGTAGGAACTTGTTATAGATGTCATACAGCTATAGAACCTAGAGTATCAAATCAATGGTTTGTAAAAATGAAACCATTAGCTGAAAAAGCTCTTGAAGTTGTAAGAAATGGTGAAGTAAAAATTATGCCTAAGAGATGGGAAAAAGTTTACTACAACTGGTTAGAAAATATTAGAGATTGGTGTATCTCTAGACAAATTTGGTGGGGACATAGAATACCAGCTTGGTATGGACCAGATAAAAAAATATTTGTAGCTCATACAGAAGAAGAAGCTTATGCTCAAGCAAAAGAGTTTTATGGAAAAGAAGTTGTATTAGAACAAGAAAAAGATGTTTTAGATACATGGTTCTCATCAGCATTATGGCCTTTCTCAACTTTAGGTTGGCCAGAAAAAACAAAAGAATTAGAGATGTTCTATCCAACATCAACTCTAGTAACAGGGGCAGATATATTATTCTTCTGGGTTGCTAGAATGATAATGTTTGGAGAATATACTCAAGGAGATAAACCATTCCACAATGTATATTTACATGGAATAGTTAGAGATGAAATTGGAAGAAAAATGTCTAAATCTTTAGGAAATTCACCAGACCCATTAGATTTAATAGAAAAATACGGAGCTGATGCTATAAGATTTACAATGCTTTATAATACATCTCAAGGACAAGACGTTCATTTCTCTGAAAAATTATTAGAGATGGGAAGAAACTTTGCTAATAAAATTTGGAATGTATCAAGATTTGTTATAATGAATTTAGATGGATTTGATGTAACAAAAGTGGATAAATCTAAATTAAAATATGAATTAGTTGATAAGTGGATATTCTCAAGATTAAATGAAACAAGTAGAAATGTAGCAATAGAATTAGATAAATTCCAATTAGATGAAGCAGCAAAATCAGTATATGAATTCTTAAGAGGAGATTTCTGTGACTGGTATGTTGAATTAGCTAAAATAAGATTATATAATTCTGAAGATGAAGATTCTAAAACAACAGCTCAATATGTATTATGGACAATATTAGAAGCTGGAATGAGATTATTACATCCATTTATGCCATTCTTAACAGAAGAAATTTGGCAAATAATAAAAACATCTGGAGAAACTGTTATGTTAGAAAAATATCCAGTATGTGATGATAAATTAGTTGATGAAAATGTAGATAAAGCTTTTGAATATATTCAAGAAATAGTATCTTCATTAAGAAATATAAGAGCAGAAGCAGGAATTTCACCAGCTAAATTTGCTAAAGTTGTTATAAAAACATCAAATGAAAATGAATTAAATATAATAAAAGAAAATTATAAATTTATAACAAAACTTTGTAATTTAGAAGAAATTGTATATGGAAAAGATATAGAAAAACCTACTCAAAGTGGATTTAGAGTAGCAAAAGATTCAGAAGTTTATATGGTACTTACAGGACTTTTAGATATTGAGGCTGAGGTTAAAAAACTAGAAGCTCAATTAGAAAAAGTTTCTAAAGAATTAGAGAAAATAAATGCTAAATTATCAAATGAGAAATTTACATCAAAAGCACCTGCACATATTTTAGAAAGAGATAGAAGAATTCAAAAAGAATATCAAGATAAATATGATAAAATTTTAGAAAATATAAAAGAGTTAAAAGGATAA
- a CDS encoding Na/Pi cotransporter family protein, which yields MYLEIVMKVVGGLGLFLYGMDNMSSGMQKIAGKKLKKILTVLTTNRFLAVAVGMFVTMLVQSSSVSTVMAIGFVNASLLTLQQALGLILGANIGTTITGWILVLNIGKYGLPMAGAAAIFHMFSKSEKWKTRALTIMGLGLIFFGLELMSNGLKPIRSMPEFVSLFSLFNADSYFGAFKAAIVGALITAIVQSSSATLGITITLAVQGLINYPTAVALVLGENVGTTITAFLASLSANSNAKRAAYAHSIINIVGVCWAITIFPYYLRFLDFLVNPNSNLTLGIATAHTMFNVINVILFTPFIGQLAKFLCKIVKDDGGDVEKKVTQLDKLMLKTPSVVIDQSRQEVLNMHSEINEMLKILTDFFDTNKQRFLSEEKLEKLQVIEERMDLYQKEITDINYLVLTSEINDEMKDDTRKNIEICDEYETISDYGVRIGKVLNRFADSEIKLTENERIRLKTLNKGIVELYNLINEGYISKNKTKFAIANEKANEILKEFRKSRDVHLQNVSKLGISVSQSIGYMDMLNYYRRLRDHMVNIIELYLLDK from the coding sequence ATGTATTTAGAAATTGTAATGAAAGTTGTAGGTGGACTTGGTCTATTTCTATATGGAATGGATAATATGTCTAGTGGAATGCAAAAAATTGCTGGTAAAAAGCTAAAAAAAATATTAACAGTTTTAACAACCAATAGATTTTTGGCTGTAGCTGTTGGTATGTTTGTAACAATGCTTGTTCAATCATCATCAGTAAGTACTGTAATGGCAATAGGATTTGTTAATGCTTCTTTATTAACATTACAACAAGCTTTAGGGTTAATTTTGGGAGCTAATATAGGTACTACTATTACAGGGTGGATTCTTGTTTTAAATATTGGAAAATATGGACTACCAATGGCTGGAGCAGCAGCTATATTTCATATGTTTTCTAAAAGTGAAAAATGGAAAACAAGAGCTTTAACAATAATGGGATTAGGGTTAATTTTCTTTGGATTGGAGTTAATGAGTAATGGATTAAAACCAATTAGAAGTATGCCAGAATTTGTAAGTTTATTTAGTTTATTTAATGCTGATTCATATTTTGGAGCTTTTAAGGCAGCTATAGTAGGAGCTTTAATAACAGCAATAGTTCAATCATCATCAGCAACTTTAGGGATAACTATTACTTTAGCTGTTCAAGGTTTAATAAATTATCCAACAGCTGTAGCATTAGTATTAGGAGAAAATGTAGGAACAACTATTACAGCTTTTTTAGCTTCTCTTAGTGCTAATTCTAATGCAAAAAGAGCAGCTTATGCCCATTCTATAATTAATATAGTAGGTGTTTGTTGGGCTATTACTATATTTCCTTATTATTTAAGATTCTTAGACTTTTTAGTAAATCCTAATTCTAATTTAACATTGGGAATTGCAACAGCTCATACAATGTTTAATGTAATAAACGTTATATTATTTACCCCATTTATTGGACAGTTAGCTAAGTTTCTATGTAAGATAGTTAAAGATGATGGTGGAGATGTAGAAAAGAAAGTAACTCAATTAGATAAATTAATGTTAAAAACTCCATCAGTTGTTATAGATCAATCTAGACAAGAAGTTTTAAATATGCATTCTGAAATAAATGAGATGTTAAAAATATTAACAGATTTCTTTGATACTAATAAACAAAGATTTTTATCAGAAGAAAAATTAGAAAAATTACAAGTTATTGAAGAGAGAATGGATTTATATCAAAAAGAGATAACTGATATTAACTATCTAGTATTAACTTCTGAAATAAATGATGAAATGAAAGATGACACTAGAAAGAATATAGAAATTTGTGATGAATATGAAACTATAAGTGACTATGGAGTAAGAATTGGTAAAGTTTTAAATAGATTTGCTGATTCAGAAATAAAGCTTACAGAAAATGAAAGAATTAGGTTAAAAACTTTAAATAAAGGAATAGTAGAGCTATATAATTTAATAAATGAAGGATATATATCTAAAAATAAAACTAAATTTGCTATTGCTAATGAAAAAGCAAATGAAATTTTAAAAGAGTTTAGAAAATCAAGGGATGTACATTTACAAAATGTTTCTAAATTAGGAATTTCTGTATCACAAAGTATTGGTTATATGGATATGTTAAACTATTACAGAAGATTAAGAGACCATATGGTTAATATTATAGAATTATATTTATTAGATAAGTAA
- the yihA gene encoding ribosome biogenesis GTP-binding protein YihA/YsxC, producing the protein MIIKQAEFVKSAVYEKDYPEEIGNIEFAFVGRSNVGKSSLINSITGRNKLARTSKTPGRTQLINYFLINRDVFFVDLPGYGFAKVPKAMKAEWGQTMERYLASNRKKLVFVLLDIRRVPSGEDIEMLEWLEHFNIPYKIIFTKMDKVSNNEKFKCLKDIRTKLEFSNEDVFFHSSLKNSGKQEILDFIGEIIEEYNPHTEEETTKE; encoded by the coding sequence ATGATAATTAAACAAGCAGAATTTGTAAAGTCAGCTGTATATGAAAAAGATTATCCAGAAGAGATTGGAAATATAGAGTTTGCCTTTGTAGGTAGGTCAAATGTAGGAAAATCTTCTTTAATAAACAGTATAACTGGAAGAAATAAACTTGCTAGAACAAGTAAAACTCCAGGAAGAACACAACTTATAAATTATTTTTTAATTAATAGAGATGTGTTTTTTGTAGATTTACCTGGTTATGGTTTTGCAAAAGTTCCAAAAGCTATGAAGGCTGAATGGGGACAAACAATGGAAAGATATTTAGCAAGTAATAGAAAAAAACTTGTTTTTGTGCTTTTAGATATAAGAAGAGTACCTAGTGGTGAAGATATAGAGATGTTGGAGTGGCTAGAACACTTCAATATCCCTTATAAAATCATTTTTACTAAAATGGATAAGGTATCTAATAATGAAAAATTTAAATGTCTTAAAGATATTAGAACAAAATTAGAATTTTCAAATGAAGATGTATTTTTCCATTCTTCATTAAAAAATAGTGGAAAACAAGAAATATTAGATTTTATTGGTGAAATTATAGAAGAATATAATCCACATACAGAAGAAGAAACTACAAAAGAATAA
- a CDS encoding Gfo/Idh/MocA family protein — protein MVRIGIAGIGSIAEEYIKLIVENKITNCKIAAFSSRNEVHMKNICEKYSLENVTLFTDYEKMLDSGLIDMVMICTPHFLHPNMAIKAVEKNIHPLIEKPIGVYSDEVETLIKLLDKKENIKSGVLYCRRTSKAFNKIKELIENGEVGEIKRVCWIITNLYRTQAYHDSGSWRGSYKGEGGGLLMTQASHQLDLLVWISPNIVKVNGFCYCGKERNIEVENDVIIQLEFENGATGQFIASSREFPGTNRLEISGSKGQIILNNDSELIFKKLEIDEREYSKTTKELFGKIPYTETKLYFDDSDNRIQQAGIVNNFIEALENNKKILCTPKDALKSLYIINGAYLSSWEKKEIEIPLNSQEFRKKLEEHF, from the coding sequence ATGGTTAGAATAGGAATAGCAGGAATAGGGTCAATAGCAGAGGAATACATAAAATTAATAGTTGAAAATAAAATAACAAATTGTAAAATAGCCGCTTTTTCAAGTAGGAATGAAGTGCATATGAAAAATATATGTGAGAAATATTCTCTTGAGAATGTTACTTTATTTACAGATTATGAAAAAATGTTAGATAGTGGTTTAATAGATATGGTAATGATTTGTACTCCACATTTTTTACATCCTAACATGGCAATAAAAGCAGTAGAAAAAAATATTCATCCATTAATAGAAAAACCTATTGGAGTGTATTCTGATGAGGTTGAAACACTTATAAAATTATTAGATAAAAAAGAAAATATAAAAAGTGGAGTTCTTTATTGTAGAAGAACAAGTAAAGCATTTAATAAAATAAAAGAATTAATAGAAAATGGAGAAGTAGGAGAAATTAAAAGAGTTTGTTGGATTATAACTAATCTTTATAGAACACAGGCTTATCATGACTCTGGTTCTTGGAGAGGAAGTTATAAAGGAGAAGGGGGAGGACTTTTAATGACACAAGCTTCTCATCAATTGGATTTATTAGTTTGGATATCACCAAATATTGTCAAAGTTAATGGATTTTGTTATTGTGGAAAAGAAAGAAATATAGAAGTAGAAAATGATGTAATAATTCAATTAGAATTTGAAAATGGTGCTACAGGACAATTTATAGCCTCTTCTAGAGAATTTCCAGGAACAAATAGATTGGAGATAAGTGGAAGTAAAGGACAGATAATTTTAAATAATGATTCTGAATTAATTTTTAAAAAATTAGAAATAGATGAAAGAGAATATTCTAAAACTACAAAAGAATTATTTGGAAAAATTCCTTATACAGAAACTAAACTATATTTTGATGATAGTGATAATAGAATTCAACAGGCAGGAATTGTAAATAATTTTATAGAAGCTTTAGAAAATAATAAAAAAATATTATGTACCCCAAAAGATGCTTTAAAATCTTTATATATAATAAATGGTGCTTATCTTTCTTCTTGGGAAAAGAAAGAAATTGAAATACCATTAAATTCACAAGAGTTTAGAAAAAAACTAGAAGAACATTTTTAA
- a CDS encoding alpha/beta fold hydrolase, whose product MLKTKTIVLDNKENIVYREYGTGNEILIFIHGNICSGIFFEPFLNYFNKNKYRILIPDLRGFGESSYLTKINSISDFSDDLNDFFSKLNINNFTLLGWSAGGPICMNYSASYPMKVKSLILINSVGVNGYPMYDENGKKYISVKEISQEKSQVLPVLNAIKNQDKLFIKNLWNNVIYIYKKPNCQQSEIEALASLKQRNLPEVYLALSNFNMTSTLFPNIPSLIIFGDSDSIIKKEDIFLTAKYLNTDYIIKILNCGHSPFLDSPNELFKYIDNFINKF is encoded by the coding sequence ATGCTAAAAACTAAAACTATTGTCCTTGATAATAAGGAAAATATTGTTTACAGAGAATATGGAACTGGTAATGAAATATTAATCTTCATTCATGGAAACATTTGTTCTGGAATATTTTTTGAGCCTTTTTTAAATTATTTTAACAAAAATAAATATAGAATCTTAATACCTGATTTAAGAGGTTTTGGAGAAAGTAGTTATTTAACTAAAATTAATAGTATTTCTGATTTTTCAGATGATTTAAATGATTTTTTTTCTAAATTAAATATAAATAATTTTACTTTACTTGGCTGGTCAGCTGGTGGACCTATATGTATGAATTATTCTGCCTCTTATCCTATGAAAGTTAAAAGTTTAATACTCATTAATAGTGTTGGAGTTAATGGTTATCCTATGTATGATGAAAATGGAAAAAAATATATATCAGTTAAAGAAATTAGTCAAGAAAAATCTCAAGTTCTACCTGTTCTAAATGCTATTAAAAATCAAGATAAATTATTTATAAAAAATTTATGGAATAATGTAATATATATTTATAAAAAACCTAATTGTCAACAATCTGAAATAGAAGCCTTAGCTTCTTTAAAACAAAGAAATCTTCCAGAAGTATATCTTGCTTTATCTAATTTTAATATGACTTCTACCTTATTTCCTAATATTCCATCTTTAATTATATTTGGAGATAGTGATTCTATCATTAAAAAAGAAGATATTTTTCTTACTGCTAAATATCTAAATACAGATTATATAATAAAAATTTTAAATTGTGGCCATTCTCCTTTTCTAGATTCTCCTAATGAACTTTTTAAATATATAGATAATTTTATTAATAAATTTTAA